From the genome of Gracilibacillus salitolerans, one region includes:
- a CDS encoding YesL family protein gives MTKTVNSNGFYRFLEWMMWIMYLNLLWVLMSLVGLVVLGIFPATMALVITMREWCVQKDDIAFNKTFFKAYKNTFIQANVIGYLLTAVGYILVVDYQWIMQHTTTFQSIFLVLFIVIGIIFTITLLYIFPTFAHFDLSIRQTFKHAIVLGLFSPFVTIGMFVALFVLQYVWRFIPGLLPVVGISFTFYIITRLAIFAFESFENRQQTILEKEYVKGEKKHA, from the coding sequence ATGACAAAAACAGTGAATTCCAATGGTTTTTATCGTTTTTTGGAATGGATGATGTGGATCATGTATTTAAATCTGTTGTGGGTACTGATGTCGTTGGTTGGATTAGTTGTTCTTGGTATATTTCCGGCAACAATGGCTTTAGTGATTACCATGAGGGAGTGGTGTGTGCAAAAGGATGATATTGCTTTTAACAAAACATTTTTTAAGGCATACAAGAACACTTTTATCCAAGCAAACGTGATCGGTTATCTATTGACAGCTGTTGGCTATATATTAGTTGTTGATTATCAGTGGATCATGCAACATACCACAACCTTTCAATCAATATTTTTGGTCTTATTTATCGTTATTGGGATTATTTTCACCATCACGTTATTATACATATTTCCAACTTTCGCACATTTTGATTTATCGATACGGCAAACATTTAAACATGCAATTGTGTTAGGATTATTCAGTCCATTCGTTACGATCGGGATGTTCGTTGCTTTATTTGTACTGCAATATGTATGGAGGTTTATTCCAGGGCTACTCCCTGTAGTTGGTATCAGTTTCACCTTTTATATTATAACTCGGTTAGCGATATTTGCTTTTGAAAGCTTTGAAAACAGACAGCAAACCATATTAGAGAAAGAATATGTGAAAGGGGAGAAGAAACATGCATAA
- a CDS encoding response regulator transcription factor translates to MHKVYLVDDDVFVRKGIKTLIDWEEYGFKVCGEADNGEDALSEIKQLQPDLVLTDIRMPVLDGLDLIKHSKETISRSPYFIVISGYNDFKYAQRALRYGVKDFILKPVDQEEIHQTLHKISGAIEAEYETKQMEDKIEAISELKKLFLCDKECNLSDEWDHPFFDGSDYTFIKVEINGLNIDYQQCFDKLENALLNLDAHNHFMCFEDNINCFGLVINDKFLTANNQHIDQFLDAWYRQVGLDMHVYCGKTVRRIEDITNSYKTAKKCVQFKYLFEEPIITAAMIAEKDVFFIDLDQTYYDEMMEFIEENNHEKVVTQLNKMIQTCKEMNFAKDALRTMVNRLNHKILKSIKESEGNEQEITNLKDMLEWDEYSLSLHQLQVLWGDFIQDAANNLAKLNQNNVKGTIYQIKKYIHSHFDQSLTLKSIANKFYMNPVYMGQLFKKTYGVYFKDYILTVRMDEAKKLLRTTDLKVYEVAENVGFNNPDYFVTQFEKIVGTTPSQYRKKLMNRIS, encoded by the coding sequence ATGCATAAAGTCTATTTGGTCGATGATGATGTCTTCGTTCGTAAAGGAATCAAAACCTTGATAGATTGGGAAGAATATGGCTTTAAAGTCTGTGGTGAAGCTGATAACGGAGAAGATGCATTGTCAGAGATTAAGCAACTTCAGCCGGACCTTGTGCTGACTGATATACGAATGCCTGTATTAGATGGTTTGGATTTAATTAAACATTCGAAGGAAACCATATCCCGTTCTCCTTATTTTATCGTAATTAGCGGTTATAACGATTTTAAATATGCGCAACGGGCACTTCGATATGGAGTAAAGGATTTTATTCTGAAGCCTGTTGATCAAGAGGAAATTCATCAAACCTTACACAAGATATCTGGTGCGATTGAAGCTGAATATGAAACGAAACAGATGGAAGACAAAATAGAAGCGATATCAGAATTGAAGAAACTCTTTTTATGTGACAAGGAATGTAACCTATCAGATGAATGGGACCATCCTTTTTTTGATGGATCCGACTATACATTTATAAAGGTTGAGATCAATGGTTTGAATATTGATTATCAACAATGCTTTGACAAGTTAGAAAATGCTTTGTTGAACTTGGATGCACATAACCATTTTATGTGTTTTGAGGATAATATCAATTGCTTCGGTTTAGTAATCAATGACAAATTTTTGACTGCAAATAATCAACATATAGATCAATTTCTGGATGCGTGGTATCGTCAAGTCGGATTAGATATGCATGTTTATTGTGGCAAAACTGTTCGAAGAATCGAGGACATAACGAATTCTTATAAAACGGCAAAGAAGTGTGTGCAATTCAAGTACTTATTTGAAGAGCCTATTATTACTGCCGCCATGATTGCTGAAAAAGATGTGTTTTTTATTGATCTGGATCAAACCTATTATGATGAGATGATGGAATTTATCGAAGAAAATAATCATGAAAAGGTCGTCACACAACTTAATAAAATGATACAGACATGCAAAGAAATGAACTTTGCCAAAGATGCATTGCGAACAATGGTAAATCGCCTCAATCATAAAATCTTAAAATCTATTAAAGAATCAGAAGGGAATGAACAGGAAATCACTAATTTAAAAGATATGTTAGAGTGGGATGAATATTCTTTAAGCCTCCATCAGTTACAGGTGTTATGGGGAGATTTTATCCAAGACGCGGCCAACAACCTGGCGAAATTAAATCAAAATAATGTAAAAGGAACGATATACCAAATAAAAAAATATATCCACTCTCATTTTGATCAATCATTAACATTAAAGTCCATTGCGAATAAATTTTATATGAATCCAGTGTATATGGGGCAATTATTTAAGAAGACATATGGCGTTTATTTTAAAGATTATATTTTAACTGTAAGAATGGATGAAGCTAAGAAACTACTTCGAACAACCGATTTAAAAGTGTATGAAGTGGCGGAGAATGTAGGGTTTAATAATCCGGATTATTTTGTTACTCAATTTGAAAAGATTGTGGGAACCACTCCATCACAATATCGAAAAAAATTAATGAATCGAATCAGTTAG
- a CDS encoding sensor histidine kinase, whose product MKKIHLNDIRIRNKLLLIYMVSVFLPIVLTNVIFYNVTSENVRTQKIHDNELALRQVANSLKQGVEDAVGIASVLYSDAFVYQLLETTYESPVDFILAYNNHFRDINKYTPVYSSIRSIHLFTDNPTVITAGGIFAIDEEVKRSYWYQSTLDTRNKYPVVTRNLADNDELSQFVVVRALDSNDSSSNEKVIMINLNERFIHQLFSNETFEGDIYLLNENNFIEYSTNSSIQWESEYISFDTIPIAESSTVLDESYLIQYMSNWKVIGVIPEDKLLAEVRKSLPSILYLALWNFVIPTLFIIYIAGNIHFRLNTIVKKMRKVKDQNFELIPGKTYKDEIGVLTAEFNRTSKKIKDLINDVYIARIQKKDLEIQKKETQLKALQSQINPHFLFNVLETIRMRSLLKQENETADIIRNMAQLLRNSITWDKDFITVKEEVQLIQAFLEIQKYRFDDKMQYSIQVAESVEHILIPNMTIIPFVENASIHGIEPLKAKGKIIIEINQDDKYLCCMIKDNGIGIEETKYVEILESFNEEEIIGESIGIGNVYQRLKMYYHDQFELKIDSQHNGTTVYLKIPLNMKAEM is encoded by the coding sequence ATGAAAAAAATTCACTTAAATGATATTCGAATTAGAAATAAATTATTATTAATTTATATGGTATCTGTATTTTTACCAATCGTATTAACGAATGTTATCTTTTATAATGTGACATCGGAAAATGTCCGTACACAAAAAATACATGATAATGAACTTGCATTACGGCAAGTAGCAAATAGTTTAAAGCAAGGCGTTGAGGATGCTGTCGGTATAGCATCCGTTCTTTATTCTGATGCCTTTGTTTATCAATTATTGGAAACTACTTATGAGTCACCTGTTGATTTTATCTTAGCTTATAACAATCATTTTCGCGACATTAATAAGTATACCCCTGTCTATTCTTCGATTCGGTCCATTCATTTATTTACTGACAATCCGACAGTAATTACGGCGGGCGGAATATTTGCTATTGATGAAGAAGTAAAGCGATCGTATTGGTATCAATCAACTCTCGATACTAGAAACAAATACCCTGTAGTAACAAGAAATCTAGCAGATAATGATGAATTGAGTCAGTTTGTTGTTGTAAGAGCACTTGATTCGAATGACAGTTCATCTAATGAGAAAGTTATTATGATTAATCTAAATGAGCGATTTATTCATCAACTTTTTTCGAATGAAACATTTGAAGGTGACATTTACTTATTAAATGAGAATAACTTTATTGAGTATTCAACAAATAGCTCCATTCAATGGGAATCAGAATATATTTCATTTGATACTATTCCAATTGCCGAAAGCTCAACGGTTTTGGATGAATCCTATCTCATCCAGTATATGTCGAATTGGAAAGTTATCGGTGTCATTCCAGAAGATAAATTATTAGCGGAAGTGAGAAAGTCGTTACCTTCCATATTGTATTTAGCATTATGGAATTTTGTCATTCCGACCTTATTCATTATTTACATTGCTGGTAATATACATTTCAGGTTAAATACAATTGTGAAAAAAATGAGAAAGGTAAAAGATCAAAATTTTGAGCTCATTCCAGGAAAAACATATAAAGATGAGATTGGCGTTTTAACAGCAGAATTTAATCGAACGTCTAAAAAGATTAAGGATCTGATAAATGATGTCTATATAGCTCGTATTCAAAAAAAAGATTTAGAAATACAAAAGAAAGAAACGCAGTTAAAAGCATTACAAAGCCAAATTAATCCTCATTTTTTGTTTAATGTACTAGAAACAATAAGGATGCGTAGTTTACTGAAACAAGAGAATGAAACTGCGGATATTATTCGCAATATGGCGCAGTTATTACGTAATTCAATTACTTGGGATAAAGACTTTATAACTGTTAAAGAAGAAGTCCAATTAATCCAAGCATTTTTAGAAATTCAGAAATATCGATTTGACGATAAAATGCAGTATAGTATTCAAGTAGCTGAATCAGTGGAACATATATTAATACCAAATATGACGATTATACCTTTTGTCGAAAACGCAAGTATTCATGGTATTGAACCTTTGAAAGCAAAAGGGAAAATCATTATAGAAATTAATCAAGATGACAAGTACCTATGTTGTATGATTAAAGACAATGGTATTGGAATCGAAGAAACAAAATATGTAGAAATTTTAGAATCATTTAATGAAGAAGAGATTATCGGTGAAAGTATTGGGATAGGCAATGTGTATCAACGGTTAAAAATGTATTATCATGATCAGTTTGAGTTGAAAATTGATAGCCAACATAATGGAACCACGGTCTATTTAAAAATACCATTAAATATGAAAGCAGAAATGTAG
- a CDS encoding extracellular solute-binding protein: MDWKKNAWLLSLLSALLLVLAACSDDSKETGSTDSGNDTTEESDNEENESNGEIHTYDFFDGSGPGEDINTSETTLGKMFEEETGVNFDIEHIVGDVNQKIGTMIASGEYPELLNAEQSTDAVIDAGGFIPLNDLLEEHAPNIMEMYGPYLEFMKRDDGNIYIIPSGASHGFVKPANLEQGGWWIKRDVLRELDYPQPETLDDYFDIIAEYTEANPQIDGANTIGFTALTHDWRFFALSNQPNHLAGYPNDGGIMVDTETLDVSVYGNKPETERWLEKLNEVNAAGLFDQEAFTQNYDEYLAKITSGRVVGFFDYRWQVGQALDTLYQDEDFYNDYMAFPVVFEEGIKDQYLDPVGFAASPGMGITTGTSEEDQVRIIKYLDHIAKEETQKLVTWGVEGETYEIEDDGRYYRTEEQIAETRNTEFRDEFGFSYFEWGWPRMNGLYPDGNAVEPPKQPEVATLMYDEGDKEFLEAYGIETFTELFSEPDERPWFPAWDTPIETGTPAQLYEQQLDDLMKRKYPEIIFADPGEFSTQWEAYLDEFEGLPYEEYEQVIQESVERKVEIAEKAAEAAE, translated from the coding sequence ATGGATTGGAAAAAGAATGCATGGCTATTAAGTTTACTATCTGCCCTATTATTAGTATTAGCAGCTTGTAGCGACGATAGCAAGGAAACAGGTTCAACAGATAGTGGAAATGATACTACTGAAGAGTCAGATAACGAAGAAAATGAAAGTAATGGAGAAATTCATACCTACGATTTCTTTGATGGATCTGGCCCTGGAGAAGATATAAATACATCAGAGACAACTCTAGGAAAGATGTTTGAAGAAGAAACAGGTGTTAATTTCGACATCGAACACATTGTTGGTGATGTAAACCAAAAAATCGGAACGATGATTGCTAGTGGAGAGTATCCAGAATTATTGAATGCAGAACAATCAACAGATGCAGTTATTGATGCTGGTGGATTTATACCGTTAAATGATCTTTTAGAAGAACATGCACCAAACATTATGGAGATGTATGGACCTTATTTAGAATTTATGAAACGTGATGACGGAAATATTTACATTATCCCTTCTGGTGCATCACATGGTTTTGTTAAGCCTGCAAACCTTGAGCAAGGTGGCTGGTGGATTAAACGAGATGTTTTACGTGAACTAGACTATCCACAACCAGAAACTTTGGATGACTATTTCGATATCATTGCAGAATATACAGAAGCTAATCCTCAAATTGATGGTGCGAACACAATCGGTTTTACAGCGTTAACGCACGATTGGAGATTCTTTGCATTATCTAATCAACCAAACCACTTAGCAGGTTATCCGAATGACGGTGGTATCATGGTAGATACGGAAACTTTAGATGTAAGTGTATATGGTAACAAACCTGAGACAGAACGTTGGTTAGAGAAATTAAACGAGGTAAATGCAGCTGGATTATTCGACCAAGAAGCATTTACACAAAATTATGATGAATATTTAGCGAAAATTACTTCGGGGCGTGTCGTAGGTTTCTTTGATTATCGTTGGCAGGTAGGTCAAGCACTTGACACACTTTATCAAGATGAAGATTTTTATAATGACTACATGGCATTTCCGGTAGTTTTTGAGGAAGGCATAAAAGATCAATATTTAGATCCAGTTGGTTTTGCGGCTTCTCCTGGTATGGGTATAACTACAGGCACTTCAGAGGAAGACCAAGTACGAATTATTAAATATTTAGACCATATTGCTAAAGAAGAAACGCAAAAACTTGTTACTTGGGGTGTTGAAGGTGAGACTTACGAGATAGAAGATGATGGTCGCTATTATCGTACCGAAGAACAAATTGCTGAAACTAGAAATACTGAGTTCAGAGATGAATTTGGATTTAGTTACTTTGAGTGGGGCTGGCCAAGAATGAATGGTCTATATCCAGACGGTAACGCTGTGGAACCACCAAAACAGCCAGAAGTCGCAACACTGATGTATGACGAGGGAGATAAAGAATTCCTTGAAGCATACGGAATAGAAACGTTTACAGAATTATTCTCTGAACCAGATGAAAGACCATGGTTCCCTGCATGGGACACACCTATTGAAACAGGTACTCCTGCTCAGTTGTATGAACAACAATTAGACGATTTAATGAAACGTAAGTACCCAGAGATTATTTTTGCTGATCCTGGTGAGTTCAGTACTCAATGGGAAGCTTACTTAGATGAATTCGAAGGTCTTCCATATGAAGAATACGAACAAGTTATTCAAGAATCAGTAGAACGTAAAGTGGAAATTGCTGAAAAAGCCGCTGAGGCAGCTGAATAA
- a CDS encoding ABC transporter permease — protein MTVPFVIWVFIFKYLPVWGWTMAFQNYKPALSFTEQEWVGFKHFLFLFTDDRFLGVLRNTLAQSLINLVLGFITAITLAVLINELSNMKFKRVVQTISYLPHFLSWVVAAALVSSVLSIEGIVNDILTSLGLIDKEILWLGVGEYFWGILGAAETWKNVGWNAIIYLAAISMIDQEQYEAAKIDGASRIQRILHITIPGMKSVIIVLLIMNIGYILEAGFEPQYLLGNGQNVEYSENIDVFVIKYGISMFNFSLATAAGMFKTVISFIFLIAANSLSKKMGQGGLY, from the coding sequence ATGACAGTACCATTTGTTATCTGGGTATTTATATTTAAATATTTACCGGTATGGGGCTGGACAATGGCCTTTCAGAATTACAAGCCTGCTCTAAGTTTTACAGAACAAGAATGGGTGGGATTTAAGCATTTTCTATTTCTATTTACGGATGATAGATTTTTAGGCGTACTCCGTAACACCTTAGCACAAAGCTTAATAAACTTAGTGTTGGGTTTTATTACAGCAATAACACTTGCAGTTTTGATTAATGAACTATCTAATATGAAATTTAAAAGAGTAGTACAAACAATCAGTTACTTACCTCATTTTCTATCATGGGTTGTAGCGGCTGCATTAGTATCTTCTGTACTTTCGATAGAAGGAATAGTAAATGACATATTAACTAGTTTAGGTCTAATTGATAAAGAAATATTATGGTTAGGAGTTGGGGAATATTTTTGGGGTATATTAGGTGCTGCTGAAACTTGGAAAAATGTTGGATGGAACGCCATCATATACTTAGCAGCTATTTCAATGATTGATCAAGAACAGTACGAAGCAGCTAAAATTGATGGCGCTTCAAGGATACAACGTATTTTGCATATCACTATACCAGGTATGAAGTCAGTAATAATAGTTTTATTAATTATGAATATCGGCTATATCTTAGAGGCTGGTTTTGAACCACAGTATTTACTCGGAAATGGACAAAACGTTGAATACTCGGAAAATATTGACGTCTTTGTAATTAAATATGGTATTTCCATGTTTAATTTCTCATTAGCAACAGCAGCAGGCATGTTTAAAACCGTTATAAGCTTTATATTCTTAATTGCGGCAAATTCATTGTCTAAGAAAATGGGCCAAGGCGGGCTTTACTAG
- a CDS encoding carbohydrate ABC transporter permease yields the protein MRTKEDIIFDTCNITFLVVLCIFMLYPFLNQLAISLNEATDSVKGSIYLWPREFTWNNYEHVFDKAAIYQAIFISVLRTIIGAGVGLFCTAMVAYAIAQPKFMFKRSVTIIFIMTMYFNGGLIPTFLLMRDLQLIGSFWVYILPTLISAFNLIIMRSFIEGLPTSIFESARIDGAGDFRIFFKIVLPLSLPVLATVALFVAVFQWNQWFDVFLYNSSQEHLTTLQYELMKILQNSSTTASGDMASAFANSADGGNNMVTPKSIQATMTIVASLPIIMVYPFLQRYFVKGMTLGAVK from the coding sequence ATGCGAACTAAGGAAGATATTATTTTTGATACATGTAATATAACTTTTCTGGTTGTATTGTGTATTTTTATGCTTTATCCGTTTTTAAATCAGTTAGCAATTTCATTAAATGAAGCGACAGATTCTGTTAAGGGATCTATTTATTTATGGCCGAGGGAGTTTACCTGGAATAACTACGAGCATGTATTTGATAAAGCGGCGATTTATCAGGCTATTTTTATTTCTGTATTACGGACGATAATTGGTGCTGGTGTGGGTCTTTTTTGTACAGCAATGGTAGCATATGCGATTGCACAACCAAAATTTATGTTCAAACGCTCTGTAACGATTATTTTCATTATGACGATGTATTTTAATGGTGGTTTAATTCCTACTTTCCTATTAATGAGAGACCTACAACTAATCGGATCCTTTTGGGTATATATATTACCAACATTAATAAGTGCTTTTAACTTAATTATTATGAGGTCCTTTATAGAGGGATTACCAACTAGTATCTTTGAATCTGCTCGAATCGATGGTGCAGGCGATTTTAGAATATTTTTCAAAATCGTTTTACCTTTATCATTACCAGTATTAGCTACAGTAGCTTTGTTTGTGGCAGTATTTCAATGGAATCAGTGGTTCGATGTATTCCTGTACAATTCAAGTCAGGAACACCTAACGACTTTGCAATATGAATTAATGAAAATATTACAAAACTCGAGTACCACGGCTAGTGGAGATATGGCATCCGCATTTGCAAATTCAGCGGATGGTGGTAATAATATGGTAACACCTAAATCCATTCAAGCTACAATGACAATCGTAGCAAGTCTACCAATTATTATGGTTTATCCATTCTTGCAACGATACTTTGTTAAAGGGATGACACTTGGAGCAGTAAAATAG
- a CDS encoding endo-1,4-beta-xylanase: MTKQVPSLYQQFEKDFKIGAAINQRTMQSSEEVIKNHFNSLTAENEMKFESLQPNEDEYTFEISDQILAFAEKHQKAMRGHTLVWHNQTSDWLFEQNGSLVDAETLLRRMKGHIDTVVGRYKGKIYSWDVVNEVIADEENRFYRDSKWYQVLGASFIEKAFEYAHLADPDATLLYNDYNESNPAKRDKIYQLVKQLKEKDVPVHGVGMQAHWNIYDPDLDNIRQAIEKYASLGVEVQITEMDVSMFAFDDKRTDLTKPTEEMKALQTERYLKFFEVFKEYKDHIGAVTFWGVADDYTWLDDFPVKGRKNWPFLFDEYQQPKEVFQKIIQN; the protein is encoded by the coding sequence ATGACAAAACAAGTACCAAGTCTTTATCAGCAATTTGAGAAAGATTTCAAAATTGGAGCTGCGATAAATCAACGTACGATGCAGTCATCAGAGGAGGTAATCAAAAACCATTTTAATAGTTTAACAGCAGAAAATGAAATGAAGTTTGAGAGCCTTCAACCAAATGAAGACGAATACACGTTTGAAATTAGTGACCAAATATTAGCCTTTGCTGAAAAACATCAGAAAGCAATGAGAGGTCACACATTAGTATGGCATAATCAAACGAGTGATTGGCTTTTTGAACAAAATGGTAGTCTTGTAGATGCTGAGACTTTGTTAAGAAGAATGAAAGGTCATATCGATACTGTTGTTGGCAGGTATAAAGGTAAAATTTACAGTTGGGATGTTGTAAATGAAGTGATTGCCGACGAAGAGAACAGGTTCTATCGTGACTCCAAATGGTATCAGGTTCTTGGAGCATCATTTATTGAGAAAGCATTTGAATATGCACATTTGGCAGATCCAGATGCAACGTTACTATACAATGATTACAACGAATCAAATCCTGCCAAACGCGATAAAATCTATCAATTAGTTAAACAATTAAAGGAAAAAGATGTTCCAGTTCATGGAGTCGGCATGCAAGCTCATTGGAATATTTATGATCCAGACCTAGATAATATCCGTCAGGCAATTGAAAAGTATGCATCATTAGGTGTGGAAGTACAAATTACCGAGATGGATGTATCGATGTTTGCATTTGATGATAAGCGGACAGATCTAACCAAACCAACAGAAGAAATGAAAGCATTGCAAACCGAGCGGTATCTAAAATTCTTCGAAGTCTTTAAAGAATATAAGGATCATATCGGTGCAGTGACGTTCTGGGGAGTGGCTGATGATTATACATGGCTGGATGATTTCCCGGTGAAAGGGCGCAAAAACTGGCCGTTCCTGTTTGATGAATACCAACAGCCGAAAGAAGTATTTCAGAAGATCATACAAAATTAA
- a CDS encoding Nif3-like dinuclear metal center hexameric protein — translation MITVQDVIDQIKEGVTLDSSTVDGLKYGNREEEVKGIAVSFMPSIDVIQKAIDIKANLLITHEALFYQHHSNETLEKNNSFIEQKKSIIAQTNLAIYRNHDAVHRYQPDGITEGLIEELEWKQFVVEQQLAYSIVQIPKATLVGIAAHLKEKLAIENLRFVGNKHMNCENIAVLVGYRGGGASTIPLLDKVDLVIYGEGPEWETPELVWDILQQGVSKGIIQLGHAESEDPGMKWLATRLQAKFQSVPVTFLPTTSRFQLL, via the coding sequence ATGATTACTGTCCAAGATGTTATCGATCAGATTAAAGAGGGGGTTACGCTTGATTCTTCAACTGTTGACGGTTTGAAATATGGGAATAGGGAAGAGGAAGTAAAGGGGATAGCTGTCAGTTTTATGCCCAGTATCGATGTGATTCAAAAAGCTATTGATATCAAAGCTAATTTGTTGATCACACATGAAGCCCTTTTTTATCAACACCATTCCAACGAAACATTAGAAAAAAACAACAGCTTCATAGAACAAAAGAAATCAATTATTGCTCAAACCAATCTAGCTATTTATCGTAATCATGACGCGGTTCATCGTTACCAACCAGACGGTATCACGGAAGGCTTAATAGAAGAACTGGAGTGGAAGCAGTTTGTAGTCGAGCAACAACTAGCATACAGTATTGTCCAAATCCCTAAAGCAACACTAGTGGGGATTGCCGCCCATTTAAAAGAGAAACTAGCTATAGAAAATTTACGTTTTGTCGGCAATAAACACATGAACTGTGAAAATATTGCTGTACTTGTTGGATACCGTGGGGGTGGGGCATCAACTATTCCTTTATTAGATAAGGTTGACCTTGTTATTTACGGAGAAGGTCCGGAATGGGAAACACCTGAATTGGTCTGGGATATACTGCAGCAAGGTGTTTCTAAAGGAATAATTCAGCTCGGTCATGCAGAAAGTGAAGATCCAGGTATGAAATGGTTGGCTACCCGATTACAAGCTAAATTTCAATCGGTTCCAGTTACGTTTTTACCAACGACAAGTCGGTTTCAATTATTGTAA